A genomic segment from Peribacillus sp. ACCC06369 encodes:
- a CDS encoding bifunctional cytochrome P450/NADPH--P450 reductase — MENTTQFPQPKTYGPLGSLPILDKDKPLQSFMKLARELGPVFQFQFPGRIATFVSSADLAKEICDEARFDKKVGPALQKVRAFGGDGLFTSETTEPNWKKAHNILLPSFSQQAMKGYHAKMVDLATQLIQKWARLNPADEIDVPEDMTRLTLDTIGLCGFNYRFNSFYRETTHPFVTSMVRALDEAMSQTQRLGIQDKLMIKSKKQFREDIQYMFSLVDEMIAERKQNGDQGEDDLLSHMLKGVDPETGVSLDVENIRFQIITFLIAGHETTSGLLSFAIYFLMNNRDKLKKAQQEVDEVLGDDVPDYKQVKKLKYVRMVLNETLRLWPTAPAFSVYAKEDTMLGGKYKVKKGDVFSLLIPELHRDPSVWGDDVESFIPERFEDLDSIPYHAYKPFGNGQRACIGQQFALHEATLVLGMVLQHFDLIDHEEYQLDVKETLTLKPDGMTMRVSPRKPEMSFTVSSPEPKSADKGATASSIESAHGTPLLVLFGSNMGTAEGIARDLAESGKRQGFNAEIAPLNDYTDRLPREGAVLIVSASYNGNPPDNAGDFVSWLKESQDDTLDGVHYAIFGCGDRNWANTYQRIPRFIDEQLEQKGAVRLSETGYGDASDDFEGDYEKWTEALWPNLAETLNIEVNMNDRVVSSITMNFVSDVSGTPLARTHHAFTAILKRNYELQHVESGRSTRHIELTLPAGIHYQEGDHLGVLPQNPPELVERVLSRFNLNGQDYVDLTGDSGKAAHLPTGKPVKLEELLSNHVEFQEPATRSQIRALATYTVCPPHVKELEELLEDRTYKQEILNKRITMLDLIEKYLACEIPFERFLALLPPLKARYYSISSSPLHKEGEASITVSVVRGEALSGNGEYKGIASNYLAERSLGDKVACFINTPQSNFQLPEQTGKPIIMIGPGTGIAPFRGFIQTRRVLKEKGETLGAAHLYFGCRNPEHDFLYQEELVQAEQEGLVTLHTAFSRCPGQEKTYVQNRLAENAHDILPLLKEGGGHLYICGDGGKMAPDVERTLIDSYMHYYQKPQEEATEWLQSLEENGRYAKDVWAGA, encoded by the coding sequence ATGGAAAATACAACTCAGTTTCCACAGCCAAAAACTTACGGACCCCTAGGCAGCCTGCCTATCCTTGATAAGGATAAGCCGCTTCAGTCTTTCATGAAGCTGGCACGGGAACTTGGGCCGGTTTTTCAATTTCAATTTCCTGGTCGCATCGCTACATTCGTATCCAGTGCTGACCTCGCTAAAGAAATTTGTGATGAAGCAAGGTTTGATAAGAAAGTTGGACCTGCCCTACAAAAAGTGAGAGCGTTCGGCGGCGATGGACTCTTCACAAGTGAAACCACGGAGCCGAATTGGAAAAAAGCCCATAACATCCTGCTGCCCAGCTTTAGCCAGCAGGCAATGAAGGGCTACCATGCTAAAATGGTGGATCTTGCAACCCAACTCATTCAAAAATGGGCTCGCCTGAATCCGGCTGATGAGATAGATGTTCCTGAAGATATGACACGATTGACCTTGGATACGATCGGACTCTGCGGGTTCAATTACCGCTTTAACAGTTTTTATCGGGAGACCACCCATCCTTTCGTCACCAGTATGGTGCGTGCGTTGGATGAAGCGATGAGTCAAACGCAGCGACTTGGCATCCAAGATAAACTGATGATCAAGTCTAAAAAACAATTCAGGGAAGACATTCAATATATGTTCTCTCTAGTGGATGAAATGATTGCTGAACGAAAACAAAATGGCGATCAAGGAGAAGATGATCTTCTTTCCCATATGTTGAAGGGAGTCGATCCTGAAACGGGCGTTTCCCTGGATGTTGAAAATATTCGTTTTCAAATCATTACCTTCTTAATAGCGGGGCACGAAACGACGAGCGGTCTCCTATCGTTCGCCATCTATTTCCTGATGAATAACAGGGACAAGTTGAAAAAAGCGCAGCAGGAAGTCGATGAAGTGCTTGGTGATGATGTTCCTGATTACAAACAAGTGAAAAAGCTGAAATATGTCCGGATGGTGCTGAATGAAACGCTTCGTCTGTGGCCGACAGCTCCGGCATTTTCCGTTTATGCTAAAGAAGATACCATGCTGGGCGGAAAATACAAGGTGAAGAAAGGCGATGTGTTCTCGCTACTTATTCCTGAGCTTCACCGTGATCCATCCGTTTGGGGTGATGACGTTGAATCGTTCATTCCTGAGCGGTTCGAGGATTTGGATTCCATCCCTTATCATGCTTATAAACCGTTTGGAAACGGGCAGCGCGCCTGTATCGGACAGCAGTTTGCCCTTCATGAAGCGACACTGGTGCTTGGCATGGTTTTACAGCACTTTGACTTGATTGATCATGAAGAATATCAATTGGATGTTAAAGAAACGTTGACTCTCAAACCGGACGGGATGACCATGCGCGTTTCTCCGAGGAAGCCGGAGATGTCGTTTACCGTTTCTTCTCCAGAACCAAAGTCTGCGGACAAAGGAGCCACGGCATCTTCAATCGAATCAGCACATGGTACACCATTACTTGTCCTGTTTGGATCAAACATGGGAACAGCGGAAGGGATTGCTCGTGACCTTGCTGAATCAGGAAAGCGGCAAGGCTTCAATGCCGAGATTGCCCCTTTGAATGATTACACGGATCGGCTACCTCGAGAAGGGGCTGTTCTCATCGTCTCGGCATCTTATAATGGAAATCCCCCTGATAATGCGGGTGACTTTGTTTCATGGCTGAAGGAAAGTCAGGATGACACATTGGATGGTGTTCACTATGCGATCTTCGGATGCGGGGACCGCAATTGGGCCAATACGTACCAACGCATTCCACGTTTCATTGATGAGCAGCTGGAACAAAAAGGAGCGGTGCGGCTGTCAGAAACAGGCTATGGAGATGCAAGTGATGACTTTGAAGGTGATTACGAGAAATGGACAGAAGCCCTTTGGCCGAATCTTGCCGAAACCCTTAATATTGAAGTGAATATGAATGATCGAGTAGTCAGCTCGATTACGATGAACTTCGTAAGCGATGTGAGCGGAACGCCACTAGCCCGCACCCATCATGCTTTTACAGCCATTTTAAAAAGGAATTACGAATTACAACATGTGGAAAGCGGAAGAAGTACACGGCATATAGAGTTAACTTTGCCAGCGGGAATACATTATCAGGAAGGCGATCATCTCGGGGTTCTTCCACAAAATCCACCGGAACTTGTCGAACGAGTGCTCAGTCGATTTAACCTAAACGGCCAAGATTACGTGGATCTGACTGGGGATTCGGGAAAAGCTGCCCATCTTCCTACAGGAAAACCAGTAAAACTCGAGGAGTTACTATCAAACCATGTGGAGTTCCAAGAACCCGCCACCCGGTCTCAAATTCGGGCGCTTGCCACTTACACGGTATGTCCTCCACATGTAAAAGAACTTGAAGAACTACTTGAGGACAGGACCTATAAACAAGAAATCCTGAACAAGCGCATAACCATGCTTGATCTTATAGAAAAGTATCTTGCATGTGAAATCCCATTTGAACGTTTCTTGGCTTTACTGCCACCTTTAAAAGCAAGATACTACTCTATTTCAAGCTCTCCACTTCACAAGGAAGGAGAAGCAAGCATCACCGTCAGCGTTGTCCGCGGGGAAGCTTTGAGCGGCAACGGGGAATACAAAGGAATTGCATCGAATTATTTGGCAGAACGCTCCTTAGGCGACAAGGTAGCCTGCTTTATCAATACGCCGCAATCCAATTTCCAACTTCCAGAGCAAACAGGAAAACCAATCATCATGATTGGCCCTGGAACAGGAATTGCACCATTCAGAGGATTCATTCAGACTCGTCGCGTACTGAAGGAAAAAGGTGAAACGCTAGGGGCTGCCCACCTTTACTTTGGATGCCGTAATCCGGAACACGACTTCCTCTATCAAGAAGAACTCGTGCAAGCCGAACAAGAGGGACTTGTAACACTGCACACCGCTTTCTCAAGATGTCCCGGCCAAGAAAAAACGTATGTCCAGAACCGATTAGCGGAAAACGCTCATGACATACTTCCTTTATTAAAAGAAGGAGGAGGACACCTATACATCTGCGGAGACGGAGGTAAAATGGCACCCGATGTTGAACGAACATTAATCGACAGCTATATGCATTACTATCAAAAACCTCAAGAAGAAGCCACGGAATGGCTGCAATCATTAGAGGAGAATGGCAGATATGCAAAAGATGTTTGGGCAGGAGCATAA
- a CDS encoding TetR/AcrR family transcriptional regulator, protein MINAVNKRDSIVSSALELFAERGYDATTIPMIATSAGVGAGTIYRYFENKEVLGNKIFQEYLDIFTETIKNGFPHDDSIRNQFHHIFKSMVHFTNEQDQALYFIKIHSGAHFLNEDSHASFQGLLNIFKNFFDYGKEKKEIKELPSSALIAIIYGAFLELERLVRIGELEPEPKLLADVEESFWDAVRLHA, encoded by the coding sequence ATGATCAATGCAGTAAATAAACGAGACAGTATAGTATCCAGCGCTTTGGAACTATTCGCCGAACGGGGATATGATGCTACGACGATTCCGATGATAGCTACATCGGCAGGGGTGGGAGCCGGTACCATCTATCGTTACTTTGAGAATAAGGAGGTGCTAGGCAACAAGATTTTTCAAGAGTACTTGGATATTTTCACTGAAACGATCAAGAATGGATTTCCCCATGATGATTCGATTCGCAATCAGTTCCACCATATTTTTAAATCTATGGTTCATTTTACAAATGAGCAGGACCAAGCTCTTTATTTTATAAAGATACATAGTGGAGCCCATTTTTTAAATGAAGATAGTCATGCTAGTTTTCAAGGGCTATTGAATATATTTAAAAATTTCTTTGATTATGGAAAAGAAAAAAAAGAAATTAAGGAGCTGCCTTCTTCTGCTTTGATTGCCATCATTTACGGAGCATTTCTTGAGCTTGAGCGACTTGTCCGCATTGGGGAATTAGAACCTGAACCAAAACTATTGGCAGATGTGGAAGAAAGCTTTTGGGATGCAGTCCGATTGCACGCTTGA
- a CDS encoding MazG-like family protein — protein sequence MNVTEFQQWVKDYYEARGWSELDIFIRIGFLAEETGEVARAIRSLEIGRDRPDEVIGSFEENKQELTEELGDVLGNLIVIANKYDIPLEEVFNAHKNKLSERYHHA from the coding sequence ATGAACGTCACTGAATTTCAACAATGGGTAAAAGATTATTATGAAGCACGAGGATGGTCTGAATTGGACATTTTCATTCGCATTGGCTTTTTGGCAGAAGAAACTGGCGAGGTGGCACGAGCCATTCGCTCCCTTGAGATTGGCAGGGATAGGCCTGATGAAGTTATTGGTTCGTTTGAAGAGAACAAACAGGAGTTAACCGAAGAATTGGGAGATGTGCTAGGTAACTTGATTGTGATTGCGAACAAGTACGATATTCCATTGGAAGAAGTGTTTAATGCCCATAAAAATAAACTATCCGAACGCTATCATCATGCATAA
- a CDS encoding TIGR00730 family Rossman fold protein, which produces MKSLAVFCGSSIGASTVYVEEAKKLGAVLAKRNITLVYGGSSVGIMGAVADSVLEAGGNVIGVMPDFLEKKEIAHKNLTELIVVESMHERKAKMAELADGFIALPGGPGTMEEFFEIFTWAQLGLHQKPCGLLNINHYYDPLVALFNHMSDEQFLHEKFRSMALVDVEPNGLLDQFNTYEPPTVKTFITEKQT; this is translated from the coding sequence TTGAAAAGTCTAGCTGTATTTTGTGGATCAAGCATTGGTGCATCTACTGTCTATGTAGAAGAGGCTAAAAAACTGGGTGCGGTACTGGCAAAACGTAATATTACCCTTGTTTATGGAGGCTCAAGTGTAGGAATCATGGGTGCAGTTGCAGATTCCGTTTTGGAAGCAGGCGGAAATGTAATTGGCGTAATGCCAGATTTTCTAGAAAAAAAGGAAATAGCCCATAAGAACTTAACCGAACTGATTGTCGTGGAATCCATGCATGAAAGAAAAGCTAAAATGGCTGAGCTTGCAGATGGGTTCATTGCCTTGCCAGGCGGGCCAGGAACAATGGAAGAATTCTTTGAGATTTTCACTTGGGCTCAACTTGGTCTTCATCAAAAACCTTGCGGACTCTTAAATATCAATCACTATTATGATCCTTTGGTCGCTTTATTCAATCATATGTCCGACGAACAGTTCCTTCATGAAAAATTCCGTTCGATGGCGCTGGTAGATGTTGAACCAAATGGGCTTCTTGATCAATTCAATACATATGAACCGCCAACCGTAAAAACTTTCATTACCGAAAAACAGACCTGA
- a CDS encoding NUDIX domain-containing protein, with protein MKVIPIKKAYGYVTRIKNGETQVLVFQHPIREAGIQIPKGTVKPQENAYQAVIREMKEETGLENFYVEKLVAEDFWESADGAIHNRYFYQISVSIVPDEWDYQPTGGGDEEGLTFHFFWISSQHEVELIKGHGDYLNLIFT; from the coding sequence ATGAAAGTGATACCGATAAAAAAAGCCTATGGGTATGTGACAAGAATCAAAAATGGAGAAACTCAGGTATTGGTTTTTCAACATCCCATTAGGGAAGCGGGTATACAGATACCTAAGGGAACAGTGAAGCCTCAAGAAAATGCTTACCAAGCAGTGATTAGGGAAATGAAAGAAGAAACAGGTCTTGAGAATTTTTATGTGGAGAAATTAGTTGCGGAAGATTTTTGGGAGAGCGCTGATGGTGCCATACATAATAGATATTTTTATCAAATAAGTGTATCGATTGTTCCTGATGAATGGGACTATCAGCCAACGGGTGGAGGAGATGAAGAGGGGCTGACATTCCATTTCTTCTGGATTTCATCCCAACATGAAGTGGAACTTATTAAAGGGCATGGAGATTATTTAAACCTGATATTTACCTAA
- a CDS encoding alpha/beta hydrolase, with translation MLFVAWCTYFVVAPSNFPRSFNSLGSYFSVINELPFFALFWLIGSNSLAFIEGDVHSPVGWMAFAISILTVGTLLVIIHRGLQTSPVVSQAMNDSLEKTWRTTINPKNERRLHKKFSFTALLGPFFKRRYDVVRIANINYGNAGMRNQLDVYRHRSHPTGCPTLVHLHGGGFVGGKKNSQSLPLIYQLASKGWVCISANYRLSADVKFPDHLIDIKKVIAWVREHGSEYGADPTTIVLAGNSSGAHLTAMAALTPNSPSFQPGFECVDTSVTAAICLYGYYGYIDTHPGLFSSPMAYSGKEAPPFFVVHGDQDRLVPVENARRFAEHLRDSSSNPVVYVELPGAEHNFDLYHSIRTKAVVHGIEAFTDWVRANNKHNSK, from the coding sequence GTGCTTTTTGTCGCTTGGTGTACATATTTCGTAGTGGCACCATCCAACTTCCCTCGAAGTTTTAACTCTTTAGGTTCTTACTTTTCCGTAATAAATGAACTACCATTCTTTGCACTTTTCTGGTTGATTGGATCAAATTCGTTAGCCTTTATTGAAGGCGACGTTCATTCTCCGGTTGGGTGGATGGCTTTTGCAATATCAATTTTGACAGTGGGAACACTCTTAGTGATTATCCATCGGGGATTACAAACTTCTCCTGTAGTCAGTCAAGCCATGAATGATAGTCTTGAGAAAACGTGGCGAACTACAATTAACCCTAAGAATGAGCGCCGATTACACAAGAAATTTAGTTTCACAGCTTTACTCGGTCCATTCTTTAAAAGACGATACGATGTAGTGAGGATTGCAAACATCAACTACGGTAATGCAGGTATGAGAAATCAACTAGATGTTTATCGCCATCGCTCTCATCCGACGGGCTGCCCCACGTTGGTGCATTTGCACGGTGGAGGATTTGTAGGCGGTAAAAAGAACAGCCAATCTCTCCCTCTTATTTACCAGCTTGCTAGCAAGGGGTGGGTGTGCATCAGTGCAAACTACCGCTTAAGTGCTGACGTGAAATTTCCCGACCACTTGATTGACATTAAGAAAGTGATTGCTTGGGTACGCGAGCACGGGTCCGAGTACGGAGCTGACCCTACGACGATAGTTTTAGCTGGTAATTCGTCAGGGGCTCATTTGACTGCTATGGCTGCACTAACCCCAAATTCCCCTTCATTCCAGCCAGGTTTTGAGTGTGTGGACACGTCGGTAACTGCCGCCATTTGTCTATATGGCTATTACGGTTATATCGATACACACCCTGGCTTATTCTCATCTCCTATGGCTTACAGTGGAAAAGAAGCACCGCCATTCTTCGTGGTGCATGGTGATCAGGACAGGTTAGTGCCCGTGGAAAATGCACGACGCTTCGCGGAGCATTTGCGTGATTCCTCATCTAATCCGGTTGTTTATGTCGAACTTCCCGGTGCTGAGCACAATTTTGATTTATATCACTCCATTCGTACCAAAGCAGTCGTGCATGGCATTGAAGCCTTTACCGATTGGGTTCGGGCAAATAACAAACATAATTCCAAATAA
- a CDS encoding undecaprenyl-diphosphatase, with the protein MSLFEWNVNVFRMINDLGKQYSYLNPSAIFIAEYMVFLLALAVIVIWFTRNEQSRMMVVCGMITFVIAEMMGKMAGGLHSNNQPFAELTNVNKLIEKAVDNSFPSDHTILFFSFCVSFWLFKRGWWMLWIMLAFLVGISRIWVGVHFPADVLAGAIISIISGLVVYFVVPKISLIHKILAGYARYEQILLSPLTKSKEKKSKDF; encoded by the coding sequence ATGAGTCTTTTTGAATGGAATGTCAATGTATTTAGAATGATAAATGACTTAGGGAAACAATACTCTTATTTAAACCCTTCTGCCATTTTCATTGCCGAGTACATGGTATTTTTATTAGCTTTAGCAGTCATCGTAATATGGTTCACTCGAAATGAACAGAGTAGAATGATGGTTGTTTGTGGAATGATTACGTTTGTAATAGCTGAAATGATGGGGAAAATGGCAGGGGGATTACATTCGAACAATCAGCCATTTGCCGAATTGACCAATGTTAATAAGTTGATTGAAAAAGCAGTGGATAATTCATTTCCAAGCGACCATACCATCTTGTTTTTCTCGTTTTGTGTATCCTTTTGGCTTTTCAAAAGAGGATGGTGGATGCTATGGATCATGCTGGCTTTCCTTGTTGGCATTTCTCGTATTTGGGTAGGAGTCCACTTTCCGGCGGATGTGCTGGCAGGTGCTATAATAAGCATCATTTCGGGCCTGGTGGTTTACTTTGTTGTTCCTAAGATAAGTTTGATTCATAAAATATTAGCGGGTTATGCGAGGTATGAACAAATACTTCTATCTCCATTGACTAAATCGAAGGAAAAAAAATCAAAGGACTTTTAA
- a CDS encoding SRPBCC domain-containing protein — translation MNNDSNSVLIHKNQEAVWHAITNDGNISKWYAPGSKWNIPKLKVGEKAIFVLMPSAHNNLKDNESIPMSFTIQEVIPNEKFSYSLDSDNLVFTFEIYPEPEGTRVSINMDGFELSLANLKAFSEGRELPYT, via the coding sequence GTGAATAATGATAGTAACTCTGTTCTAATTCATAAAAACCAAGAAGCTGTTTGGCATGCGATTACAAATGATGGAAACATTTCAAAATGGTATGCCCCGGGTTCAAAATGGAATATTCCTAAACTCAAGGTTGGCGAGAAGGCAATCTTCGTATTAATGCCTAGTGCACATAACAATCTTAAAGATAACGAAAGTATTCCAATGAGCTTTACCATCCAAGAAGTAATTCCTAACGAAAAGTTTTCTTATTCCTTGGATTCGGATAACCTCGTTTTCACTTTCGAAATATACCCAGAACCTGAAGGAACTAGAGTATCCATTAACATGGACGGATTTGAACTTAGTTTGGCAAACCTAAAAGCATTTTCAGAAGGAAGAGAACTTCCCTATACCTAA
- a CDS encoding DUF3885 domain-containing protein yields the protein MLLNEFMNENFPNLELRPPVFYSWKIGIRFELGVDYDSDFAYENSPYLQGVYKRVITLFKSLHSNNDDIYIVVDVSDYADDFKLKSKTFSRYIKGKSVLYGLNQKTIIHDDDEEGTYKTHRFTLKCKTSDFKYIPMLKAICNQDMGIRPSIFNMVYFININRKTIFHVYDDRGCDLVATSRETIRDVYDNYNDWILAYDRNEIDGVFK from the coding sequence ATGCTTTTAAACGAATTTATGAATGAGAATTTCCCAAACTTAGAACTTAGACCACCCGTGTTTTATAGTTGGAAAATTGGTATCCGTTTTGAATTAGGTGTGGACTATGATAGTGATTTTGCTTATGAAAATAGCCCATATCTACAAGGAGTATATAAAAGGGTGATCACTTTATTTAAGTCCTTGCATTCTAATAACGATGATATTTATATTGTAGTTGACGTTAGTGATTATGCAGATGATTTTAAACTTAAATCAAAAACTTTTTCTCGTTATATTAAAGGGAAATCTGTCTTATATGGGTTAAACCAAAAGACTATTATTCATGACGATGATGAAGAAGGAACATATAAAACACATAGATTCACTTTAAAATGTAAAACATCCGACTTCAAATACATTCCTATGTTGAAAGCAATCTGCAATCAGGATATGGGGATAAGACCTAGTATTTTTAATATGGTCTATTTTATCAACATCAACAGGAAAACTATATTTCACGTTTATGATGACAGGGGTTGTGATTTAGTGGCGACCTCGCGCGAAACAATAAGAGATGTTTATGACAACTACAACGATTGGATATTAGCTTACGACAGAAATGAAATAGACGGGGTATTCAAATAA
- a CDS encoding dienelactone hydrolase family protein gives MLHIQKDSDTVIIVIHEIYGLNEHMQGFCESLSNQGFDVICPNLLDRETPFDYSQEDAAYRHFMENVGLTGALHKIKDILSDVKDEYQKIFILGFSAGATVAWLCSEDECVDGMVGYYGSRIRNYVELTPQCPTLLFFPQEESAFNVDELISALEIKNIEVQKFNGKHGFSDPYSSKYHVESAQNAFSKMMKFFMMN, from the coding sequence ATGCTGCACATACAGAAAGATTCCGATACTGTAATCATTGTCATTCACGAAATTTATGGACTGAACGAACATATGCAGGGTTTTTGTGAATCATTATCGAATCAGGGTTTTGATGTCATCTGTCCGAATTTGTTAGACCGAGAGACACCTTTTGATTATTCCCAAGAGGATGCTGCTTATCGTCATTTTATGGAGAATGTGGGTTTAACAGGCGCTTTACATAAAATAAAGGACATATTATCGGATGTTAAAGATGAATACCAAAAAATATTCATCCTTGGATTTAGTGCAGGGGCAACTGTGGCTTGGCTGTGTAGTGAGGACGAATGTGTCGATGGAATGGTTGGATACTACGGTTCCCGTATTAGGAATTATGTAGAATTAACGCCACAATGCCCTACACTGTTATTCTTTCCGCAAGAAGAATCAGCATTTAATGTGGACGAATTGATTTCAGCTTTAGAAATAAAGAATATCGAAGTGCAAAAATTCAACGGAAAACACGGATTCAGTGACCCTTACAGTTCAAAGTATCATGTAGAATCAGCACAAAACGCTTTTAGCAAAATGATGAAGTTTTTCATGATGAACTGA
- a CDS encoding Fur-regulated basic protein FbpA: MRKSVEERRKELIHKLMIHTVNKSVEQLMKLTLKELEVEYKKVQTDSHPHSDAGSIQWINTKRY, encoded by the coding sequence ATGAGGAAGAGTGTGGAAGAAAGGCGGAAGGAATTAATCCATAAACTTATGATCCATACTGTAAATAAGAGTGTGGAACAGCTTATGAAGTTAACCTTGAAAGAATTGGAAGTGGAGTACAAAAAGGTTCAAACGGACAGTCATCCCCATAGCGATGCTGGTTCGATACAATGGATCAATACAAAACGATATTAG
- a CDS encoding Fur-regulated basic protein FbpA, whose product MGILLRKAIEKKRNFLINKLINEGVYKKNDIHLFELTLTDLEEEYIKIIKIEEKESDDHYPCLKIHHFI is encoded by the coding sequence ATGGGGATATTATTACGTAAAGCAATTGAAAAGAAAAGAAACTTCCTGATCAACAAGTTGATTAACGAGGGAGTCTATAAAAAGAATGACATCCATCTATTTGAATTAACACTAACCGATTTAGAGGAAGAATATATCAAAATAATTAAAATTGAAGAGAAGGAATCCGATGATCATTACCCCTGTCTGAAGATCCATCATTTCATATAA
- a CDS encoding M20 family metallopeptidase has protein sequence MARELVQKQHQQIIEDHIDLHSELYIQTSQAIHAKPEIGNQEFFASDTLTGILHHEGFEVTRNIAGHETGFIAKKTSSKEGPTIAFLAEYDALPGLGHACGHNIIGTTSVAAGISLAQVLEETGGEVIVFGTPAEEGGPNGSAKGSFVKHGLFDGVDAAIIIHPAGQTGITSPFLAVDPLDFHFYGKAAHAAAAPEQGVNALDGVIQLFNGINALRQQLPTEVKIHGIITNGGEAPNIIPEFASARFYIRATTWKLCQEVSRKIRAVAEGAALATGSTVKVERFQNEVLDFVINPVLDELLKEELDQLGEAVAPRKESGFGSTDAGNVSHVVPTAHPYIKIGPDELIAHTNEFRDCAKSEAGNKAILTGAKALALTGYRLLSDKDLLGKVKTAFHEAKQTEK, from the coding sequence ATGGCGAGAGAATTAGTGCAGAAGCAGCATCAGCAAATCATTGAAGATCACATCGACCTTCATTCCGAATTATATATCCAAACGAGTCAAGCCATTCATGCCAAACCCGAAATTGGGAATCAAGAGTTCTTCGCTTCGGACACGTTAACCGGAATACTTCACCATGAAGGATTTGAAGTGACCCGCAATATAGCTGGACATGAAACAGGATTCATCGCCAAAAAAACCTCTTCAAAGGAAGGACCTACCATTGCCTTTTTAGCCGAGTATGATGCATTGCCGGGTTTAGGTCATGCTTGTGGCCATAATATCATCGGCACAACGAGTGTTGCAGCAGGCATTTCCTTGGCTCAAGTGCTGGAGGAAACGGGCGGAGAGGTGATTGTTTTCGGTACACCGGCTGAAGAGGGCGGGCCGAATGGAAGCGCAAAAGGCAGTTTTGTGAAACATGGTCTATTTGATGGGGTGGATGCAGCCATCATTATCCATCCTGCCGGGCAAACGGGTATAACTAGTCCATTTTTGGCCGTCGATCCCCTTGATTTTCATTTTTACGGGAAGGCAGCACATGCGGCTGCTGCTCCTGAACAAGGCGTAAATGCACTTGATGGGGTGATTCAGCTGTTCAATGGCATTAATGCTTTGCGCCAGCAGCTTCCAACCGAGGTCAAGATCCACGGAATAATCACCAATGGCGGGGAAGCGCCTAACATCATTCCTGAATTTGCTTCAGCCAGATTTTACATTAGGGCAACAACATGGAAACTTTGCCAAGAAGTGTCCCGAAAAATACGTGCTGTCGCTGAAGGGGCAGCACTTGCCACAGGAAGCACGGTTAAAGTCGAGCGTTTCCAAAATGAAGTACTCGATTTTGTCATTAATCCAGTCCTTGATGAACTGTTAAAAGAAGAACTGGATCAATTGGGGGAAGCGGTGGCCCCTCGAAAAGAGAGTGGTTTTGGTTCGACGGATGCAGGTAATGTAAGCCATGTAGTGCCGACAGCCCATCCTTATATTAAAATTGGACCGGATGAGTTGATTGCCCATACGAATGAATTCCGCGACTGTGCTAAATCAGAAGCTGGAAACAAAGCCATTCTGACTGGTGCAAAAGCACTTGCGCTTACAGGATATCGATTGCTATCGGATAAAGACCTGTTGGGTAAGGTGAAAACGGCATTTCATGAAGCGAAGCAAACGGAAAAATAA